Proteins encoded in a region of the Roseateles sp. SL47 genome:
- the rnhB gene encoding ribonuclease HII → MRSRKSLAPEQLGLDWQREGLLAGVDEAGRGPLAGPVVAAAVILDDLQPIKGLNDSKVLSEKKREQLYDEIRAKALCFCIAEATVEEIDRINILQATLLAMRRAVEGLRLTPAQVKVDGNRLPVLRIPAEAIVKGDALVPAISAASILAKVHRDRLCMRMHQEHPHYGFDSHKGYGTPEHLEALRLHGASAWHRTSFAPVRMCMEGVLDRPGAPATASTTVTTTIITGTASVSTPRPTTVEIE, encoded by the coding sequence ATGCGATCGCGAAAATCCTTGGCGCCTGAACAACTCGGCCTGGACTGGCAGCGCGAAGGCCTGCTGGCGGGTGTGGACGAAGCCGGGCGAGGCCCGCTGGCCGGACCGGTGGTGGCGGCGGCCGTCATCCTGGACGACCTGCAGCCGATCAAGGGCCTCAACGACTCCAAGGTGCTCAGCGAAAAAAAACGCGAGCAGCTGTATGACGAGATCCGCGCCAAGGCGCTGTGCTTCTGCATTGCCGAGGCCACGGTCGAGGAGATCGATCGCATCAACATCCTGCAGGCCACGCTGCTGGCCATGCGCCGGGCGGTGGAAGGCCTGCGGCTGACGCCGGCCCAGGTGAAGGTGGATGGCAACCGGCTGCCGGTGCTGCGCATTCCGGCCGAAGCCATCGTCAAGGGCGATGCGCTGGTGCCGGCCATCTCGGCGGCCAGCATCCTGGCCAAGGTGCACCGCGACCGGCTGTGCATGCGCATGCATCAGGAGCATCCGCACTACGGCTTCGACAGCCACAAGGGCTACGGCACGCCGGAGCACCTGGAAGCTTTGCGTCTGCACGGCGCCAGCGCCTGGCACCGTACGAGCTTTGCTCCGGTGCGCATGTGCATGGAAGGTGTGCTGGACCGCCCCGGCGCCCCCGCGACGGCCTCCACCACCGTCACGACCACGATCATCACGGGCACCGCCAGTGTCAGCACCCCACGGCCCACCACGGTAGAGATTGAATGA
- the rplI gene encoding 50S ribosomal protein L9, with translation MQVILLEKVANLGNLGDVVKVKDGYARNFLIPTRRARRATESAIKEFEAKRAELEKAAAEKLAAAQSVGEQLNGKTVTISQKAGVDGRLFGSVTNADIAEALTKSGIAVTKSQVRLPNGPLKTVGEFTVTVAPHTDVVSEVTVQIVAEAE, from the coding sequence ATGCAAGTGATCCTGCTTGAAAAGGTGGCCAACCTCGGCAACCTGGGTGACGTCGTTAAGGTCAAGGACGGCTACGCTCGTAACTTCCTGATCCCGACCCGCCGCGCTCGTCGCGCCACCGAGTCCGCGATCAAGGAATTCGAAGCCAAGCGCGCTGAACTGGAAAAGGCTGCTGCTGAAAAGCTGGCTGCTGCCCAGTCCGTCGGTGAGCAACTGAACGGCAAGACCGTCACCATCAGCCAGAAGGCTGGCGTGGACGGCCGTCTGTTCGGCTCCGTCACCAACGCTGACATCGCTGAAGCACTGACCAAGTCCGGCATCGCCGTGACCAAGTCGCAAGTGCGTCTGCCCAACGGTCCTCTGAAGACCGTCGGCGAATTCACGGTCACCGTGGCTCCGCACACCGACGTGGTGTCCGAAGTGACGGTGCAGATCGTCGCCGAAGCCGAGTAA
- the priB gene encoding primosomal replication protein N — translation MNHLVLHARILELAAVRYTPAGLPALDVMLTHESQVEEAGARRKVALEIKAVAVGEIVKRVQALGLTDHAVFTGFLSAQRQGRGTVFHITGLEH, via the coding sequence ATGAACCACCTGGTTTTACACGCAAGGATTCTGGAGCTCGCCGCAGTCCGCTACACCCCCGCCGGTCTCCCGGCCCTGGATGTGATGCTCACGCATGAATCCCAGGTCGAAGAAGCCGGGGCCCGCCGCAAGGTGGCCCTGGAGATCAAGGCGGTGGCCGTGGGCGAGATTGTGAAACGGGTGCAGGCGCTGGGCCTGACGGACCACGCGGTGTTTACCGGGTTTCTGTCAGCGCAGCGACAAGGCCGAGGGACGGTGTTTCATATCACCGGCCTGGAGCACTGA
- the dnaB gene encoding replicative DNA helicase: protein MSAIFSANPPGSGARDDDVARLRVPPNSVEAEQSVLGGLLIDNTAWDKAADTLSDTDFYRFEHKQIYAAIGKLVNAGKPADVVTVFEELTSLGKAEECGGLAYLNALAQGVPSAANLRRYAEIVRERAILRKLVATSDEIATAALNPQGRPVNEILDEAEGKIFRINEEGSRGGQGFQSMDRLMVELMDRVNELAEQGAEDVTGVRTGFFDLDRMTAGLQKGDLIILAARPSMGKTAFAINIGESVAINEGLPVVIYSMEMGAAQLALRMVGSIGRIDQSHLRTGRLQDDEWGRLAEAVDKLGNAPIFIDESPGLSPSEVRARARRQARICGQLGLIIIDYLQLMSGNGGGSEENRATVVGEISRGLKALAKELRCPVIALSQLNRSVETRPDKRPMMSDLRESGAIEQDADIIMFIYRDEYYTKDECKEPGVAEIIIAKQRNGPVGTVKLAFQRQNTKFENLAPGYVSPGGDEY, encoded by the coding sequence ATGTCCGCGATCTTCTCCGCCAACCCGCCCGGTTCCGGCGCCCGCGACGACGATGTCGCCCGCCTGCGTGTGCCGCCCAACTCCGTGGAGGCTGAACAAAGCGTGCTGGGAGGCTTGCTGATCGACAACACGGCCTGGGACAAGGCCGCAGACACGCTCAGCGACACCGACTTCTATCGCTTCGAGCACAAACAGATCTACGCGGCCATCGGCAAACTGGTCAACGCTGGCAAACCGGCGGACGTGGTGACCGTGTTCGAGGAACTCACCTCGCTGGGCAAGGCGGAAGAGTGCGGCGGCCTGGCCTATCTCAATGCCTTGGCGCAGGGCGTGCCGAGCGCTGCCAACCTGCGGCGTTATGCGGAAATCGTCCGTGAGCGCGCCATCCTGCGCAAGCTGGTGGCCACCTCCGATGAGATCGCCACCGCAGCGCTGAACCCGCAAGGCCGTCCGGTCAACGAGATTCTGGACGAGGCCGAAGGCAAGATCTTCCGCATCAACGAAGAAGGCTCGCGCGGCGGCCAGGGTTTCCAGAGCATGGACCGGCTGATGGTCGAGCTGATGGACCGGGTCAATGAACTGGCCGAGCAGGGCGCCGAAGACGTCACCGGCGTGCGCACCGGCTTCTTCGACCTGGACCGCATGACGGCCGGCCTGCAAAAAGGCGACCTGATCATCCTGGCAGCCCGTCCTTCCATGGGCAAGACGGCATTTGCCATCAACATCGGCGAATCGGTGGCCATCAACGAAGGGCTGCCGGTCGTTATCTACTCCATGGAAATGGGCGCCGCCCAGCTGGCGCTGCGGATGGTGGGCTCCATCGGCCGCATCGACCAGAGCCACCTGCGAACCGGCCGCCTGCAGGACGACGAGTGGGGCCGCCTGGCCGAAGCCGTCGACAAGCTGGGCAACGCGCCGATCTTCATCGATGAAAGCCCGGGCCTCTCGCCCAGTGAAGTCCGTGCCCGAGCCCGACGCCAGGCGCGTATCTGCGGCCAACTGGGCCTCATCATCATCGACTACCTGCAGCTGATGAGCGGCAATGGTGGCGGCAGTGAAGAAAACCGGGCCACCGTGGTGGGCGAAATCTCGCGGGGCCTGAAGGCCCTGGCCAAGGAACTGCGCTGCCCGGTGATTGCCTTGTCCCAGCTCAACCGTTCGGTGGAAACGCGCCCGGACAAGCGCCCCATGATGTCCGACCTGCGCGAATCCGGCGCCATTGAACAGGATGCGGACATCATCATGTTCATCTACCGCGACGAGTACTACACCAAGGACGAGTGCAAGGAACCGGGCGTGGCCGAGATCATCATCGCCAAGCAGCGTAACGGCCCGGTGGGTACGGTGAAGCTGGCCTTCCAGCGGCAGAACACCAAGTTTGAAAACCTGGCACCGGGGTATGTCAGCCCGGGCG
- a CDS encoding sodium:solute symporter family protein has protein sequence MPLPESSASRTSFRRQLNRNYAAYTLGVVLLVVVLGVLERWGLPKQWLGFSFLLLTVMVYAGIGILSRTTDPEEYYVAGRRVPAFYNGMAAGADWMSAASFLGMAGSLYLSGYGGLAFVLGWTGGFCLVALLLAPYLRRFARFTVPDFLAERFDSRGLRVMGAAAAVLVSFIYLVAQIYAVGLITTRLTGLTFEIGVFVGLGGVLVCSFLGGMRAVTWTQVAQYIIMILAYVLPVMWLSVQQTGWPLPQLTAGQQLQHITAREETLLRDAKELEVRALYERSARDYERMVAELPQSLDLERQAASQRIARLKGEDAPLAQIQAAEKQRAALPRTEAQAREQWSWAARQQHQRAQPLAGMPPHAEPFAGNPDGTPQEREAFDLSRRNFLALVLVLMVGTAGLPHILTRYYTTPSVAEARTSVAWSLFFIALLYLSAPALAVLLKHEVFTHLVGMPIAELPSWVRQWMRIDPALLSIQDVNQDGILQLAELRLGGDVIMLITPELAGLPYVLASMVAAGALAAALSTADGLLLTISSALSHDIYYRVLHPTASATQRVTVSKALLLATALAAAAVATQKPADILLLVSAAFSLAGATLVPVLVGGIFWRRANKQGAAAAMLVGLGVTLYYMISAHAGLRQALGVPGDPQLWWGIQPVAAALFGLPAGVAALIVVSLLTPVPPASAQAVQRRLHEVSA, from the coding sequence ATGCCTCTCCCCGAATCTTCCGCCTCCCGCACCAGCTTCCGTCGGCAACTGAACCGCAACTATGCCGCGTACACCCTGGGCGTGGTTCTGCTTGTTGTTGTGCTGGGTGTTTTGGAGCGCTGGGGCCTCCCCAAGCAATGGTTGGGATTCAGTTTCCTGCTGCTGACGGTGATGGTCTACGCCGGCATTGGAATTTTGAGCCGCACCACCGACCCGGAGGAGTACTACGTGGCGGGCCGTCGCGTCCCTGCGTTCTACAACGGCATGGCGGCCGGCGCGGACTGGATGAGTGCGGCGTCGTTTCTTGGCATGGCGGGGAGTTTGTACCTCTCTGGCTATGGCGGATTGGCGTTTGTTCTGGGCTGGACGGGCGGTTTCTGTCTGGTCGCCTTGCTGCTGGCGCCTTACCTGCGCCGGTTTGCGCGTTTCACGGTTCCTGACTTCCTGGCGGAGCGTTTTGACAGCCGTGGCTTACGGGTGATGGGGGCCGCGGCTGCGGTGCTGGTCTCGTTCATTTATTTGGTGGCGCAGATCTACGCCGTGGGGTTGATCACCACGCGGCTGACGGGTCTGACCTTTGAGATTGGCGTGTTTGTTGGCTTGGGGGGAGTGCTGGTGTGCAGCTTCCTGGGGGGCATGCGGGCGGTGACGTGGACGCAGGTGGCGCAGTACATCATCATGATCCTGGCGTATGTGCTGCCGGTCATGTGGTTGTCGGTGCAGCAGACGGGGTGGCCCTTGCCGCAACTCACGGCGGGGCAGCAGCTGCAGCACATCACGGCGCGGGAAGAGACCTTGCTGAGGGATGCCAAAGAGCTGGAAGTGCGCGCCCTGTATGAACGCAGCGCACGGGACTATGAGCGCATGGTGGCGGAGCTGCCGCAGTCGCTGGACCTGGAGCGGCAGGCGGCGTCTCAGCGGATTGCGCGACTCAAGGGGGAGGATGCGCCGCTGGCGCAGATCCAGGCGGCGGAAAAGCAGCGGGCCGCGTTGCCCCGTACCGAAGCGCAGGCCCGGGAGCAATGGAGCTGGGCGGCGCGCCAGCAGCACCAGCGGGCCCAGCCACTGGCGGGCATGCCGCCGCATGCCGAGCCGTTTGCCGGCAACCCGGACGGCACACCGCAGGAGCGCGAAGCATTCGACCTCTCCCGCCGCAACTTCCTGGCGCTGGTGCTGGTGCTGATGGTGGGCACGGCCGGCCTGCCGCACATCTTGACCCGCTACTACACGACCCCCAGCGTCGCTGAGGCCCGAACCTCCGTGGCCTGGTCGCTGTTTTTCATCGCGCTGCTCTACCTGAGTGCGCCGGCTCTGGCGGTCCTTCTCAAGCATGAGGTCTTTACCCACCTCGTGGGGATGCCGATCGCCGAACTGCCCTCCTGGGTGCGGCAATGGATGCGGATCGACCCCGCCTTGCTCAGCATCCAGGACGTCAACCAGGATGGGATTCTGCAGCTGGCTGAACTGCGCCTGGGGGGCGATGTCATCATGCTGATCACCCCTGAACTGGCTGGGCTTCCCTACGTACTGGCCTCCATGGTGGCCGCTGGTGCCCTGGCTGCTGCACTCTCCACTGCGGATGGCCTGCTGCTGACCATCTCCAGCGCACTTTCTCACGACATCTACTACCGCGTGCTGCACCCCACCGCGTCCGCCACCCAGCGCGTCACGGTGTCCAAAGCACTGCTGCTGGCCACCGCGCTCGCAGCCGCTGCCGTTGCCACGCAAAAACCGGCCGACATCCTGCTGCTGGTTTCCGCCGCCTTCTCCCTGGCCGGGGCGACCCTGGTCCCCGTGCTGGTGGGCGGGATCTTCTGGCGCCGGGCCAACAAGCAGGGGGCCGCCGCCGCCATGCTGGTGGGCCTGGGCGTCACGCTGTATTACATGATCAGTGCCCATGCCGGCCTGCGCCAGGCCCTGGGCGTCCCGGGTGACCCGCAGCTCTGGTGGGGCATCCAGCCGGTGGCGGCTGCTCTTTTCGGCCTCCCGGCGGGTGTCGCTGCCCTCATTGTGGTCAGTTTGCTCACGCCTGTGCCCCCCGCCTCGGCCCAGGCCGTCCAGCGCCGCCTGCACGAAGTGTCCGCTTGA
- the rpsF gene encoding 30S ribosomal protein S6, producing the protein MRHYEIVLLIHPDQSEQVPAMLERYKGLVINGGGKVHRVEDWGRRQLAYMIQKLAKAHYLCLNIEASKEILGELETGFRFNDAVLRHLTVAKDKAETAPSVMMKAVEREEARKAPQEASA; encoded by the coding sequence ATGCGTCATTACGAGATCGTTCTGCTGATCCATCCGGATCAAAGCGAACAAGTTCCGGCCATGCTGGAGCGCTACAAGGGCCTGGTCATCAACGGTGGTGGCAAGGTGCATCGCGTGGAAGACTGGGGCCGCCGTCAACTGGCCTACATGATCCAGAAGCTGGCGAAGGCACATTACCTGTGCCTGAACATCGAGGCCTCCAAGGAAATCCTGGGTGAACTCGAAACCGGTTTCCGCTTCAACGACGCCGTGCTGCGTCACCTGACCGTTGCCAAGGACAAGGCTGAAACCGCCCCCTCGGTGATGATGAAGGCTGTTGAGCGCGAAGAAGCCCGCAAGGCTCCCCAAGAAGCGTCCGCCTGA
- the rpsR gene encoding 30S ribosomal protein S18, giving the protein MPPPRGKGRFSKDRKPKRNQQSLLFRRKRFCRFTVAGVEQIDYKDVDTLRDFVSENGKIVPARLTGTRAFYQRQLSVAIKRARFLALLPYSDQHKV; this is encoded by the coding sequence ATGCCCCCGCCACGTGGTAAAGGTCGGTTCTCGAAGGACCGCAAGCCCAAGCGCAACCAACAATCGCTGCTGTTCCGCCGCAAGCGTTTCTGCCGCTTCACCGTCGCCGGTGTTGAACAGATCGACTACAAGGATGTCGACACGCTGCGCGACTTCGTCAGCGAAAACGGCAAGATCGTGCCCGCTCGCCTGACCGGTACGCGCGCTTTCTACCAGCGTCAGCTGTCGGTCGCCATCAAGCGCGCCCGCTTCCTGGCTCTGCTGCCCTACAGCGACCAGCACAAGGTCTGA
- a CDS encoding TrmH family RNA methyltransferase: MSSGPPWLPITARDNPQLQRLRKLAQDASAYRKMGGVWLEGDHLARAALQRGMRPALALITDVAAQQESLRALADQALKVLVVSPALFKTVSGLESPAQIGFDLQLPPPWRIDPQADSVVLDRLQDAGNVGTILRSAAALGFRQVLALKGTAALWSPKVLRAGMGAHFGLRLVEGLSVADLDALRVPLLATSSHTDALLHEADLPSPCAWVMGHEGQGVEDALMARCALRIGIPQPGGEESLNVASAASICLYESARRRLTQA; the protein is encoded by the coding sequence ATGAGCAGCGGACCCCCCTGGTTGCCGATCACCGCGCGGGACAACCCGCAACTCCAGCGCCTGCGCAAGCTGGCACAGGACGCAAGCGCCTATCGCAAGATGGGGGGCGTCTGGCTGGAAGGCGACCATCTCGCACGTGCCGCGCTGCAGCGGGGCATGCGGCCAGCGCTGGCGCTCATCACCGATGTGGCTGCTCAGCAGGAATCTCTGCGGGCCCTGGCCGATCAGGCGCTGAAGGTGCTGGTGGTGTCCCCGGCACTGTTCAAGACCGTGTCCGGCCTGGAGTCCCCGGCGCAGATTGGCTTTGACCTGCAACTGCCGCCGCCCTGGCGCATCGACCCGCAGGCCGACTCGGTGGTGCTGGACCGGCTTCAGGATGCCGGCAACGTCGGCACCATCCTGCGCAGTGCAGCGGCGCTGGGCTTTCGCCAGGTGCTGGCGCTCAAGGGTACGGCAGCGCTGTGGTCGCCCAAGGTGCTGCGCGCCGGCATGGGGGCGCACTTCGGGCTGCGGCTGGTGGAAGGGCTGAGCGTGGCCGACCTCGACGCGCTGCGCGTGCCCCTGCTGGCCACCAGTTCCCACACCGATGCGCTGCTGCACGAGGCGGATCTGCCTTCGCCCTGCGCCTGGGTGATGGGGCATGAAGGGCAGGGGGTGGAGGACGCCCTCATGGCCCGCTGCGCGTTGCGCATCGGCATTCCGCAGCCGGGCGGTGAGGAATCGCTGAACGTGGCCAGCGCGGCGTCGATCTGCCTGTACGAATCCGCTCGCAGGCGCCTGACCCAAGCCTGA
- the ppsR gene encoding pyruvate, water dikinase regulatory protein yields the protein MTQHTVYFVSDGTGITAETFGNSILAQFSVKARHVRRPFVDNADKAHQLIKEINETGIREGQRPVVFATLVNREVLNVVRQHCEGLVLDMFGTFIAPLEDEFRVKSNHRVGRFSDVAKSQEYHDRIEAINFSLAHDDGQSARNLDSADVILVGVSRCGKTPTSLYLAMQHGIKAANYPLIPEDFDRGALPSLLVPHRKKCFGLTIDPERLAQVRNERRPGSKYADLMNCHYEVREAETMMKKAGISWLSSTHKSIEEIATTILRDIRPDRLMY from the coding sequence ATGACCCAGCACACCGTGTACTTCGTCTCGGATGGCACCGGCATCACTGCCGAAACCTTCGGTAACTCCATCCTGGCCCAGTTTTCGGTCAAGGCCCGACATGTCCGCCGTCCTTTTGTGGACAACGCGGACAAGGCCCACCAGTTGATCAAGGAGATCAACGAGACCGGCATCCGGGAAGGGCAACGCCCCGTCGTGTTTGCCACCCTGGTGAACCGCGAGGTGCTCAATGTGGTGCGCCAGCACTGCGAAGGGCTGGTGCTGGACATGTTCGGCACCTTCATCGCGCCGCTGGAAGACGAGTTCCGGGTGAAGTCCAACCACCGCGTGGGCCGCTTTTCCGATGTGGCCAAAAGCCAGGAATATCACGACCGGATCGAAGCGATCAATTTCTCGCTGGCCCACGATGACGGGCAATCCGCTCGCAATCTGGATTCGGCCGACGTGATCCTGGTGGGCGTGAGCCGCTGCGGCAAGACCCCCACGTCGCTGTATCTGGCCATGCAGCACGGCATCAAGGCGGCCAACTATCCCCTGATCCCGGAAGACTTTGACCGGGGTGCCCTGCCCTCCCTGCTGGTGCCCCACCGGAAGAAGTGCTTCGGCCTGACCATTGATCCGGAACGCCTGGCCCAGGTGCGTAATGAGCGCCGCCCCGGCAGCAAATACGCCGACCTGATGAACTGCCACTATGAAGTGCGCGAGGCCGAGACGATGATGAAAAAGGCCGGTATTTCGTGGCTGTCGTCCACGCACAAGTCGATCGAAGAGATCGCCACCACCATCCTGCGGGACATCCGCCCGGATCGTCTGATGTACTGA
- the ppsA gene encoding phosphoenolpyruvate synthase, protein MSDARFEATALVVPFEKLRMTDVESVGGKNASLGEMISQLADAGVRVPGGFATSAHAFREFLKYEGLDARIQQRLADLNTDDVRALAEAGAQIRGWVEAQPFPKDLEAAIRAEFARVTTDQPEASFAVRSSATAEDLPDASFAGQQETFLNVVGIEDVLHKMKEVFASLYNDRAISYRVHKGFAHSDVALSAGVQRMVRSDLGAAGVMFTIDTESGFKDVVFITSSYGLGETVVQGAVNPDEFYVHKPALTRGKFPIIRRNLGSKLIQMTFSTPEEKAASGKLVKTVDVEVEQRNRYSLTDDDVIQLSRYALIIEQHYGRPMDIEWGKDGQDGQLYILQARPETVKSQAEGQVEQRYKLKGQGTVLVEGRAIGQKIGTGPVRLVESVAEMERVQPGDVLVTDMTDPNWEPVMKRASAIITNRGGRTCHAAIIARELGIPAVVGCGDATDKLKDGQLVTVACSEGDTGYIYDGLLETEVSEVHRGELPYCQVKIMMNVGNPQLAFNFAQMPNNGVGLARLEFIINNNIGVHPKAILDYPNVDTDLKKAVESVARGHASPRAFYVDKLAEGIATIAAAFWPQPVIVRLSDFKSNEYRKLIGGSRYEPDEENPMLGFRGASRYISGEFSDAFAMECEALKRVRNDMGLTNIEIMVPFVRTVTQAEKVVAMLAERGLKRAANGGKDDLRVIMMCEVPSNAILAEKFLEHFDGMSIGSNDLTQLTLGLDRDSGLELLSGDFDERDPAVKALISRAIAACRATGKYVGICGQGPSDHPDFADWLAEEGIVSISLNPDTVIETWTRLAKK, encoded by the coding sequence ATGTCTGATGCACGCTTCGAGGCGACCGCCCTGGTTGTACCCTTCGAGAAACTGAGGATGACCGACGTCGAGTCGGTGGGCGGCAAGAACGCCTCGCTCGGCGAAATGATTTCCCAACTGGCGGATGCCGGGGTGCGCGTGCCTGGCGGTTTTGCCACCTCCGCTCACGCCTTTCGCGAATTCCTGAAATACGAAGGCCTGGATGCCCGCATCCAGCAGCGTCTGGCCGACCTCAACACCGATGACGTGCGTGCGCTGGCGGAGGCGGGTGCGCAGATTCGCGGCTGGGTGGAGGCGCAGCCCTTCCCCAAGGACCTGGAAGCGGCCATCCGGGCGGAATTCGCCCGTGTGACGACGGATCAGCCGGAAGCTTCGTTTGCCGTGCGTTCTTCGGCCACGGCCGAAGACCTGCCGGACGCGTCCTTCGCCGGGCAGCAGGAAACCTTCCTGAACGTCGTCGGCATTGAAGACGTGCTGCACAAGATGAAGGAGGTGTTTGCCTCCCTCTACAACGACCGTGCCATCAGCTACCGCGTCCACAAGGGCTTTGCCCACAGCGACGTGGCCCTGTCGGCGGGGGTGCAGCGCATGGTGCGTTCCGACCTGGGCGCAGCGGGTGTGATGTTCACCATCGACACCGAATCCGGCTTCAAGGATGTGGTGTTCATCACCTCCAGCTATGGTCTGGGCGAAACGGTGGTGCAGGGGGCGGTGAACCCGGACGAGTTCTATGTCCACAAGCCGGCGCTGACCCGCGGCAAGTTCCCCATCATCCGCCGCAACCTGGGCTCCAAGCTGATCCAGATGACCTTCTCCACGCCGGAGGAAAAGGCGGCGAGCGGCAAGCTGGTGAAGACGGTGGATGTGGAAGTGGAGCAGCGCAACCGCTACTCGCTCACCGATGACGATGTGATCCAGCTCTCGCGCTACGCGCTGATCATCGAGCAGCACTATGGCCGCCCGATGGACATTGAATGGGGCAAGGACGGCCAGGACGGCCAGCTCTACATCCTGCAGGCGCGCCCGGAGACGGTGAAGAGCCAGGCCGAAGGCCAGGTGGAGCAGCGCTACAAGCTCAAGGGCCAGGGGACGGTGCTGGTGGAAGGCCGGGCCATTGGCCAGAAGATCGGCACGGGCCCGGTGCGCCTGGTTGAAAGCGTCGCCGAAATGGAGCGTGTGCAGCCGGGTGACGTGCTGGTCACGGACATGACCGACCCGAACTGGGAGCCGGTCATGAAGCGCGCCAGCGCCATCATCACCAATCGCGGCGGCCGCACCTGCCACGCGGCCATCATTGCCCGCGAACTGGGCATTCCGGCCGTGGTGGGGTGCGGCGATGCCACCGACAAGCTCAAGGACGGCCAACTGGTCACGGTGGCTTGCTCGGAAGGTGACACCGGCTACATCTACGACGGTCTGCTGGAAACGGAAGTCAGCGAAGTCCACCGCGGCGAGCTGCCTTACTGCCAGGTGAAGATCATGATGAACGTGGGCAACCCGCAGCTGGCTTTCAACTTTGCGCAGATGCCCAACAACGGTGTGGGCCTGGCACGTCTTGAGTTCATCATCAACAACAACATCGGCGTCCACCCGAAAGCCATCCTCGACTATCCGAATGTCGACACCGACCTCAAGAAGGCGGTGGAATCGGTGGCTCGTGGCCACGCTTCTCCGCGCGCCTTCTATGTGGACAAGCTGGCCGAAGGCATTGCCACCATTGCGGCGGCATTCTGGCCGCAGCCGGTGATCGTGCGGCTCTCCGACTTCAAGAGCAACGAATACCGCAAACTCATTGGCGGATCGCGTTACGAGCCGGACGAAGAGAACCCGATGCTGGGGTTCCGGGGGGCATCGCGCTACATCAGCGGCGAATTCTCGGATGCGTTTGCCATGGAATGTGAGGCGCTCAAGCGGGTGCGCAATGACATGGGGCTGACCAACATCGAGATCATGGTGCCCTTTGTGCGGACAGTCACCCAGGCCGAAAAAGTGGTGGCGATGCTGGCCGAGCGCGGCCTCAAGCGGGCGGCCAATGGTGGCAAGGACGACCTGCGCGTCATCATGATGTGCGAAGTGCCGAGCAATGCCATCCTGGCGGAGAAGTTCCTGGAGCATTTCGACGGCATGTCCATCGGTTCCAACGACCTGACGCAGCTCACGCTGGGCCTGGACCGCGACTCCGGCCTGGAATTGCTCTCGGGCGACTTCGATGAACGGGACCCGGCGGTGAAGGCCTTGATCTCGCGCGCCATTGCGGCCTGCCGCGCGACTGGCAAGTACGTGGGCATCTGCGGCCAGGGCCCCAGCGACCATCCTGACTTTGCCGACTGGCTGGCGGAGGAAGGGATTGTGTCGATCTCTCTGAACCCTGACACCGTCATTGAAACCTGGACGCGTCTGGCCAAGAAATAA